In one Cronobacter dublinensis subsp. dublinensis LMG 23823 genomic region, the following are encoded:
- a CDS encoding fimbrial protein translates to MFRITLTGLLFCCVAGVQNSHAATGFCNTTGGPKIFHVDATSTVTNPDDNQPGKTFTERFGSSENYSAHCDCDSSDTNKDPHPGVYYRSEYLAPATQYGSASFIRVNDNIDLAAAINIANVGDVTVPFTDIWNKKNNGCSLNSFTTGQSGSLTFRINQPFLGQMTIPQMAVAAIYGTVRPGQYSGEPMSKVYVQGTITVPQSCEINSGELITVNFGTLLASNFTTRGHKPEGFVDKKTAIAYICKNISDSVTLTMTFSGAAADGMPEALATSNPDVGVLMKNDSEQVIPINTGELPMPLSAATDISRRTGAVNILTAPVNLSGKTPQNGEFSGSASITVNIR, encoded by the coding sequence ATGTTCAGAATCACACTCACAGGGTTGCTGTTTTGCTGCGTTGCTGGCGTCCAGAACTCTCATGCGGCGACGGGCTTTTGCAATACCACGGGCGGCCCGAAGATTTTTCATGTCGACGCCACTTCGACTGTCACGAATCCTGACGATAACCAGCCGGGAAAAACGTTCACCGAACGGTTCGGTTCATCCGAAAATTACAGCGCGCACTGCGACTGCGATAGCAGCGATACGAATAAAGATCCCCATCCGGGGGTCTATTACCGAAGTGAATATCTGGCTCCGGCTACGCAATATGGCAGCGCATCGTTCATTCGCGTGAATGACAATATCGATCTCGCAGCGGCGATTAACATTGCCAACGTGGGCGATGTGACGGTGCCGTTTACTGATATCTGGAACAAAAAAAATAACGGCTGCTCGCTGAACAGCTTTACCACCGGGCAGAGCGGTTCGCTGACATTTCGTATTAATCAACCTTTCCTGGGGCAGATGACTATCCCGCAAATGGCGGTTGCCGCGATTTACGGCACCGTCAGACCGGGGCAATACTCCGGCGAGCCGATGTCCAAGGTCTATGTCCAGGGCACGATTACTGTACCGCAAAGCTGTGAAATCAATTCGGGCGAACTCATCACCGTCAATTTCGGCACGCTGCTCGCCAGCAACTTCACCACCCGCGGGCACAAGCCAGAAGGCTTTGTCGATAAAAAAACGGCGATTGCCTACATCTGCAAAAACATCAGCGACAGTGTGACCTTAACCATGACGTTTTCCGGTGCGGCGGCAGACGGCATGCCGGAGGCGCTCGCCACCAGCAACCCCGATGTCGGCGTGCTGATGAAAAACGACAGCGAACAGGTCATCCCCATCAATACCGGCGAACTGCCCATGCCGCTTAGCGCCGCCACCGATATCTCGCGCCGTACCGGCGCGGTAAATATTCTCACGGCGCCGGTCAATCTCAGCGGCAAAACGCCGCAAAATGGCGAATTTTCGGGCTCGGCCTCTATCACCGTGAACATACGCTGA
- a CDS encoding fimbria/pilus outer membrane usher protein, which yields MKRTACPFDPRLPDTVRPVALMVAAALVFTAGTQPDACAQEKVWFDPMLMEQGDPGQRGVDLSIFSTKDQLPAGNYPLRIRLNGDERFTRTIPLTVDTHGETHPVITPALLEELNVKTEAYPALTALSPLAPIEDLGALIPAASVRLNTHNMALEVSIPQAALRRTVRGFVDPQYWDDGIPALFSNYTFNGTDTQSDVDAGDSSQYLNMQNGLNIGPWRVRNYSTWSKSDDEASWDTVYTFLQRDIKPWRSQLTLGESYSPSMIFDSVKFKGAQLASDDNMLPDSLRGFAPVIRGIASSNAEVTVRQNGYIIFQDTVAPGAFEISDLYPTSHSGDLEVTIKEADGKERRFIQPFSAVPIMQRPGQLKYSLTAGEYDPSGPDDATPTFAQGTLIYGLNNRFTLYGGAMGADTYQAAALGVGVGLDEWGSVSVDVTQARSQLQNNTTSTGQSYRFQYSKNIEYTDTAITLAGYRYSTSGYYDFEEANHEASWYDDRYSGYYQQRSQLQISINQALSGIGSFYLNGYQRDFWNRTDKEQNLSAGFAFSVSGMTWTLSSAWNKTDDQTDRQIALGVSIPLSRWLNNSWATFNVSQNQDGGTRYQSGLSGTLMDDGRLSYSLQQSYNQAGHNGDNGADSSADLNYKSRFANLSLGYYRSDETRQWNYGASGALVVHPHGVTLAQPLGDAFALVDANGASDIRFRNQSGVATDWLGYAVIPWLSPYERNELTLDTTVMPAGVDAENTHLTLIPNKGALVYAHIDAREGHRLLLTLRRTNGEPVPFGALVTLDGVDGYESIVDEGGVAYLTGVKENGVVQVKWGNRADQHCQASVALPNAPSVQGDLLTLAATCR from the coding sequence GTGAAGAGAACTGCTTGCCCTTTTGACCCCCGCCTGCCGGACACGGTTCGGCCGGTTGCGCTTATGGTAGCCGCCGCGCTGGTGTTCACCGCGGGCACTCAGCCTGACGCCTGCGCACAAGAAAAAGTGTGGTTTGATCCGATGTTAATGGAGCAGGGCGATCCGGGGCAGCGGGGCGTTGACCTGTCGATCTTTAGCACCAAAGATCAGCTGCCAGCGGGGAATTATCCGCTACGCATCCGCCTCAACGGCGATGAGCGGTTTACCCGCACGATCCCTTTGACGGTAGACACGCATGGCGAGACGCATCCGGTGATTACGCCCGCGCTCCTGGAAGAACTCAATGTGAAAACCGAGGCGTATCCGGCGCTGACGGCGCTCTCGCCGCTCGCGCCCATTGAGGATCTCGGCGCGTTGATCCCGGCGGCCTCGGTGAGGCTGAACACCCACAACATGGCGCTGGAGGTCAGCATTCCACAGGCGGCGCTGCGCCGCACGGTCCGTGGCTTTGTCGATCCACAATACTGGGATGACGGCATTCCCGCGCTCTTTAGCAACTACACCTTTAACGGCACGGACACGCAAAGTGACGTCGACGCAGGCGATTCCTCACAGTATCTCAACATGCAGAACGGGCTGAATATCGGCCCGTGGCGCGTGCGTAACTATTCCACGTGGAGCAAAAGCGACGACGAGGCGAGCTGGGATACGGTCTATACCTTTTTGCAGCGGGATATCAAACCCTGGCGCTCGCAGCTGACGCTGGGAGAGAGCTACTCCCCGTCGATGATTTTTGACAGCGTGAAATTTAAAGGGGCGCAGCTTGCATCCGACGACAATATGCTGCCGGACAGCCTGCGCGGCTTTGCGCCGGTGATCCGCGGGATAGCCAGTTCAAACGCGGAAGTTACGGTGCGCCAGAACGGCTATATCATTTTTCAGGATACCGTCGCCCCTGGCGCGTTTGAAATCAGCGATCTCTACCCTACCTCGCACAGCGGCGACCTGGAGGTAACGATTAAAGAAGCTGACGGCAAAGAGCGGCGCTTTATCCAGCCGTTTTCCGCCGTACCGATCATGCAGCGCCCCGGACAGCTTAAATACAGCCTGACGGCGGGGGAGTACGATCCGAGCGGGCCGGACGATGCGACGCCCACCTTTGCGCAGGGCACGCTGATTTACGGCCTGAATAATCGGTTCACGCTTTACGGCGGCGCGATGGGCGCCGATACGTATCAGGCGGCAGCCCTCGGCGTCGGCGTCGGGCTTGACGAGTGGGGCTCGGTCTCGGTTGACGTCACGCAGGCGCGCAGCCAGCTGCAAAACAACACGACCTCTACCGGCCAGTCGTATCGCTTCCAGTATTCCAAGAATATCGAATACACGGATACCGCCATTACGCTTGCGGGTTATCGCTATTCCACCAGCGGCTATTACGACTTTGAAGAGGCGAATCATGAGGCCTCCTGGTATGACGACCGCTACAGCGGGTACTACCAGCAGCGTAGCCAGCTGCAAATCAGTATTAACCAGGCGCTGAGCGGCATCGGCTCGTTTTATCTTAACGGCTACCAGCGCGACTTCTGGAACCGGACGGATAAAGAGCAGAATCTCTCGGCGGGCTTTGCTTTTAGCGTATCAGGGATGACCTGGACGCTCTCCTCGGCATGGAATAAAACAGACGATCAGACCGACCGGCAAATCGCGCTGGGCGTGAGTATTCCGCTTAGCCGCTGGCTGAATAACAGCTGGGCGACCTTTAACGTAAGCCAGAATCAGGATGGCGGCACGCGCTACCAGAGCGGACTCAGCGGCACGCTGATGGATGACGGCAGGCTGAGCTATTCGCTGCAGCAGAGCTACAACCAGGCGGGACACAACGGGGATAACGGTGCGGACAGCAGCGCCGATCTCAATTACAAATCACGTTTCGCCAACCTGAGTCTCGGCTACTACCGCTCCGATGAGACCCGCCAGTGGAACTACGGCGCGTCAGGCGCACTGGTGGTGCATCCGCACGGGGTTACGCTCGCCCAGCCGCTCGGCGATGCCTTCGCGCTGGTAGACGCTAACGGCGCGAGCGACATTCGCTTCAGAAATCAGTCCGGCGTCGCCACCGACTGGCTGGGGTATGCGGTTATCCCCTGGCTCTCACCTTATGAAAGAAACGAGCTCACGCTTGATACCACGGTCATGCCTGCGGGCGTGGACGCCGAAAACACCCACCTGACGCTGATACCGAATAAAGGCGCGCTGGTCTACGCGCATATCGATGCGCGCGAAGGGCATCGCCTGCTGTTAACGCTGCGCCGGACAAACGGCGAGCCGGTCCCGTTTGGCGCGCTGGTAACGCTCGACGGCGTCGACGGATACGAAAGCATCGTTGACGAAGGCGGCGTGGCTTATCTGACAGGCGTCAAAGAAAACGGCGTCGTGCAGGTCAAGTGGGGGAACCGTGCGGATCAGCACTGCCAGGCCTCCGTAGCATTACCCAATGCGCCGTCAGTCCAGGGTGACCTGCTGACTCTGGCAGCTACGTGTCGATAA
- a CDS encoding fimbrial protein — MRKKLCLMMLAGALAMNAASALAADGTIKFTGKITDQACEIDDDDKVLDVDMGVYSVKQFNATTGVKTPPIPVKIKLKNCPVVEEGENPHFSIYLTGDADPVNKDYLKVADGGATGVAIVITDDEGTLIPMNQFSARKFEITDATMDLNLIAYYESTSTTIGAGAANGTTDITFDYR, encoded by the coding sequence ATGAGAAAAAAACTCTGTTTGATGATGCTTGCCGGAGCGCTGGCAATGAATGCCGCTTCAGCGTTAGCAGCAGATGGAACGATTAAATTTACAGGGAAAATTACCGACCAGGCCTGTGAAATCGATGATGATGATAAAGTGCTTGATGTCGATATGGGTGTATATTCGGTAAAACAATTTAACGCGACCACAGGCGTAAAAACGCCGCCGATCCCGGTGAAAATTAAGCTGAAAAATTGCCCGGTCGTGGAAGAGGGTGAAAACCCGCATTTTAGTATTTATCTAACAGGCGATGCCGATCCGGTGAATAAAGACTATCTGAAAGTGGCTGACGGCGGGGCGACTGGCGTGGCCATCGTCATTACCGACGATGAAGGTACGCTTATTCCGATGAACCAGTTCTCAGCGCGTAAATTCGAAATTACCGATGCCACTATGGATCTGAACCTTATCGCATATTATGAATCCACCAGCACCACCATCGGTGCCGGTGCGGCCAACGGTACGACAGATATCACTTTTGATTATCGTTAA
- a CDS encoding FdhF/YdeP family oxidoreductase, with protein MKERNRTIGIAPYGGSAGGWGALKAVADAIRGQMSVKQDVIALFKVNQPQGFDCPGCAWPDPQHASSFEFCENGAKAVSWEATSKRTTPEFFAAHPVSELWERSAFELEGEGRLTHPMKYDPKSDTYQPIEWDTAFREIGERLRSYDDPDSVEFYTSGRASNEAAFLWQLFAREYGTNNFPDCSNMCHEPTSVGLPESIGVGKGTVELEDFDHCDLVLCIGHNPGTNHPRMLGTLREVSKRGATIVAINPLRERGLERFTSPQSPIEMLSLSSTELASTYYKVRVGGDAAMLKGVMKILLSMHEEALSNGEAGVLDEAFIREHTEGFDALKADLDATDWDHILKVSGMERKEIQNIARLYANAERTIICYGMGITQHQYGTQNVQQIANLLLLRGNIGKKGAGICPLRGHSNVQGDRTVGITEIPPQSLLDSIERVFGFTPPQKHGHGAVAAIQAMRDGKAKALLCLGGNLAEAISDPQVTFPAMRNLDLVVHMATKLNRSHLLLGKHNYILPVIGRTETDVQASGEQSITVEDSMSMVHASRGMLKPASPHLRSEPAIVAGLAKATLPDTVVDWDKMIGDYSFIRDAIEAVFPAFANFNERVKKPGGFRLRNAASERVWNTPSGKAQFKVMQGINEDPRSLKCHDLVLTTLRSHDQYNTTLYGLNDRYRGVTGRRDVLFINPDEAEKRELRVGDQVNITALDPDGNPTSRRMHNLTVVVIDMAPGSVGAYYPEANVLVPLDSHDTQSGIPAYKSIPIAMERVAEPVATPGARR; from the coding sequence ATGAAAGAGCGAAATCGTACTATCGGCATCGCGCCCTATGGCGGTTCGGCGGGCGGCTGGGGCGCATTGAAGGCCGTGGCCGACGCTATCCGCGGCCAGATGTCGGTGAAGCAGGACGTGATTGCCCTGTTCAAAGTCAATCAGCCGCAGGGGTTTGACTGCCCCGGCTGCGCCTGGCCCGACCCGCAGCACGCGTCATCGTTCGAATTTTGTGAAAATGGCGCGAAGGCGGTTTCCTGGGAGGCGACCAGCAAGCGCACCACGCCGGAATTTTTCGCAGCGCACCCCGTTAGCGAACTTTGGGAGCGCAGCGCCTTTGAGCTGGAGGGCGAGGGGCGTCTCACGCACCCGATGAAATACGATCCCAAAAGCGACACCTACCAGCCCATCGAATGGGACACCGCGTTCCGGGAGATTGGCGAGCGCCTGCGCAGTTATGACGACCCGGACAGCGTCGAGTTTTATACCTCGGGCCGCGCCTCTAACGAAGCCGCGTTCCTGTGGCAGCTTTTCGCGCGTGAGTATGGCACCAACAACTTTCCTGACTGCTCCAACATGTGCCATGAGCCCACAAGCGTCGGCCTGCCGGAATCGATAGGCGTCGGTAAAGGCACGGTCGAGCTTGAGGATTTCGACCACTGCGATCTGGTACTGTGCATCGGCCATAACCCTGGAACCAACCATCCGCGTATGCTCGGCACACTGCGCGAAGTTTCAAAGCGCGGCGCGACCATCGTCGCGATTAACCCGTTGCGCGAGCGCGGTCTTGAGCGATTTACATCGCCGCAGAGCCCCATCGAGATGCTGTCGTTAAGCTCCACCGAACTTGCTTCGACCTACTATAAAGTGCGGGTCGGCGGCGACGCGGCGATGCTGAAAGGCGTCATGAAAATTCTGCTCTCGATGCATGAAGAGGCGCTGTCCAACGGCGAGGCGGGCGTGCTCGACGAGGCGTTTATCCGGGAGCATACCGAAGGGTTTGACGCGCTGAAGGCCGATCTTGATGCCACCGACTGGGATCACATCCTGAAAGTTTCCGGGATGGAGCGTAAGGAGATCCAGAATATCGCGCGCCTGTACGCGAATGCCGAACGCACCATTATCTGTTACGGCATGGGCATTACGCAGCATCAGTACGGCACCCAGAACGTCCAGCAGATAGCCAACCTGCTGTTGCTGCGCGGCAACATCGGTAAAAAAGGCGCCGGCATTTGCCCGCTGCGCGGTCACTCGAACGTGCAGGGCGATCGCACGGTCGGCATTACCGAGATCCCGCCGCAATCGCTGCTCGACAGCATTGAGCGGGTGTTTGGTTTTACACCGCCGCAAAAGCACGGGCATGGCGCGGTGGCGGCTATCCAGGCGATGCGTGATGGCAAAGCCAAGGCGCTGCTGTGCCTGGGGGGCAACCTGGCGGAGGCGATTTCCGACCCGCAGGTGACGTTCCCCGCGATGCGAAATCTCGATTTAGTGGTGCATATGGCGACGAAACTCAACCGCTCGCATCTGCTGCTCGGCAAGCATAACTATATTCTGCCTGTGATTGGCCGCACCGAGACGGATGTGCAGGCATCGGGCGAACAGAGCATTACCGTGGAAGATTCGATGTCGATGGTGCATGCCTCGCGCGGCATGCTGAAACCGGCGTCGCCGCATCTGCGCTCGGAACCGGCGATCGTGGCTGGCCTTGCGAAAGCGACATTGCCCGATACCGTGGTCGACTGGGATAAAATGATCGGCGACTACAGTTTTATCCGCGACGCCATTGAGGCGGTGTTCCCGGCCTTTGCGAATTTCAACGAGCGGGTGAAAAAGCCGGGCGGCTTCCGGCTGCGTAATGCGGCATCGGAGCGGGTCTGGAATACGCCTTCTGGCAAAGCGCAGTTTAAGGTGATGCAGGGGATTAATGAGGATCCGCGGTCGCTGAAGTGCCACGACCTGGTGCTGACGACGCTTCGCAGCCACGACCAGTACAATACGACGCTGTACGGTCTGAACGACCGCTACCGGGGCGTGACGGGGCGGCGCGACGTGCTGTTTATTAACCCGGATGAAGCGGAGAAGCGCGAGCTGCGCGTCGGCGACCAGGTGAACATCACCGCGCTCGACCCGGACGGCAATCCGACCTCGCGGCGGATGCACAACCTGACCGTAGTGGTTATCGATATGGCGCCCGGCTCGGTCGGTGCCTATTACCCGGAGGCCAATGTGCTGGTGCCGCTGGACAGCCACGATACCCAGAGCGGCATTCCGGCATATAAAAGCATCCCGATTGCGATGGAGCGCGTCGCGGAGCCGGTGGCAACACCAGGCGCACGGCGATAA
- the phoH gene encoding phosphate starvation-inducible protein PhoH translates to MGRQKAVIKARREARRVLRRDSRSHRQREEESVTTLVQMSGVEAIGMARDSRDLAPIVARTDAQAHYLEAIESKQLIFATGEAGCGKTFISAAKAAEALIHKDVDRIIVTRPVLQADEDLGFLPGDISEKFAPYFRPVYDVLVRRLGASFMQYCLRPEIGKVEIAPFAYMRGRTFENAVVILDEAQNVTAAQMKMFLTRLGENVTVIVNGDITQCDLPAGVKSGLSDALARFEEDEMIGIVRFGKADCVRSALCQRTLNAYD, encoded by the coding sequence ATGGGAAGACAGAAAGCAGTGATCAAAGCTCGTCGTGAAGCCAGACGCGTTCTCAGACGAGATTCACGCAGCCACCGGCAGCGTGAAGAGGAATCGGTCACCACGCTTGTGCAAATGAGTGGCGTAGAGGCCATCGGCATGGCGCGGGACAGCCGCGATCTGGCGCCGATTGTCGCTCGTACCGACGCTCAGGCGCATTATCTTGAGGCTATTGAGAGCAAACAGCTGATATTCGCCACCGGCGAAGCCGGATGCGGCAAAACGTTTATCAGCGCCGCGAAAGCGGCTGAGGCCCTGATTCATAAGGATGTCGACAGGATAATTGTCACCCGTCCGGTGCTGCAGGCCGATGAAGATCTCGGCTTCCTGCCCGGCGATATTTCTGAGAAGTTCGCCCCCTATTTTCGCCCGGTCTATGACGTGCTGGTGCGCCGTCTCGGCGCTTCCTTCATGCAATATTGCCTGCGCCCGGAGATAGGCAAAGTTGAGATTGCGCCGTTCGCCTATATGCGCGGACGTACTTTTGAAAACGCCGTCGTGATTCTGGACGAGGCCCAGAACGTGACCGCCGCGCAAATGAAAATGTTTTTGACCCGCCTCGGGGAGAACGTGACCGTGATCGTCAATGGCGATATCACCCAGTGCGATTTGCCGGCGGGCGTGAAGTCTGGCCTGAGCGACGCGCTGGCGCGTTTTGAGGAAGATGAGATGATTGGCATTGTGCGGTTCGGCAAAGCCGACTGCGTGCGCTCCGCGCTCTGCCAGCGGACGCTTAACGCCTACGATTAA
- the ghrA gene encoding glyoxylate/hydroxypyruvate reductase GhrA — MEILFYHPTFDVTQWTPLLQRHLPHARLRAWQTGDNAPADYALVWHPPHEMLRGRTHLKAIFVLGAGVDSLLSRLNEHPDLLPPGVPLYRMEDTGMAAQMQEYAVSQVLHWFRRFDDYAALQREARWEPLEEYRHADFTVGVLGAGVLGGQVAQRLRGWGFPVRCWSRSRKTYSDIESFVGADELSAFLRGTRVLINLLPNTPETAGIINAGLLAALDDNAYVLNLARGAHLVEDDLLSALDSGKVKGAMLDVFHQEPLPAQSLLWRHPHVRITPHVAAVTRPDEAAAFIAQSISRIERGDAPQNQVDVTRGY; from the coding sequence GTGGAGATCCTTTTCTATCATCCCACCTTTGATGTGACCCAGTGGACCCCTTTGCTGCAACGCCACCTGCCGCACGCGCGTCTGCGTGCCTGGCAAACCGGCGATAACGCGCCCGCTGATTACGCCCTGGTCTGGCACCCGCCGCATGAGATGCTGCGCGGGCGCACGCACCTGAAGGCGATTTTCGTCCTCGGCGCGGGGGTGGATTCGCTCTTAAGCCGCCTGAATGAACACCCGGATCTGCTGCCGCCCGGCGTGCCGCTCTATCGCATGGAGGATACCGGCATGGCCGCGCAGATGCAGGAATATGCGGTAAGCCAGGTACTGCACTGGTTTCGCCGCTTCGATGATTACGCGGCGCTACAGCGCGAGGCGCGCTGGGAGCCGCTTGAAGAGTACCGCCATGCCGATTTCACGGTCGGCGTGCTCGGCGCGGGCGTGCTCGGCGGGCAGGTGGCGCAACGCCTGCGCGGCTGGGGGTTCCCTGTGCGTTGCTGGAGCCGCAGCCGGAAAACATACTCCGACATCGAAAGCTTCGTGGGCGCGGATGAACTGAGTGCGTTTTTACGCGGCACGCGCGTGCTGATTAATCTCCTGCCCAACACGCCGGAAACGGCGGGCATCATTAACGCCGGGCTGCTCGCGGCGCTTGACGATAACGCCTATGTCCTGAATCTGGCGCGCGGCGCGCACCTGGTGGAAGACGATTTGTTGTCAGCGCTGGATAGCGGGAAAGTGAAAGGTGCGATGCTGGATGTTTTTCATCAGGAGCCGCTGCCCGCGCAAAGCCTGCTGTGGCGTCACCCGCATGTGCGCATCACTCCGCATGTGGCGGCGGTCACGCGTCCTGATGAGGCGGCCGCGTTTATCGCGCAGAGCATCTCGCGCATTGAGCGCGGCGATGCGCCGCAAAATCAGGTGGACGTGACGCGCGGCTACTAG
- a CDS encoding fimbrial biogenesis chaperone: protein MRTMRKLILRVTLFFILLMNVNSGFAGGIVVGGTRIIYEGSKKEAALGVKNNSATSPFLLQSWVDTGDGKTRGPFMVTPPLFRIEPNEDHELRIAKTGNLPEDRESLFYVNIRAIPPSSPEAVNTLKLVIKTRIKLFYRPQALTTDAPTAYKQLACHLAAGQLVVENPTPFYVVLDNLTLGTTRIKSADMLAPFASQRFALPATEAGRVVSWRVINDYGGVTKPETRNL from the coding sequence ATGCGTACGATGAGAAAACTTATTCTCAGGGTGACTCTTTTTTTCATTCTGCTGATGAATGTGAATAGTGGGTTTGCAGGCGGCATCGTGGTCGGCGGCACCCGCATAATTTATGAAGGCAGTAAAAAAGAGGCGGCTCTTGGCGTCAAAAATAACAGCGCCACCAGTCCCTTTTTATTACAGTCCTGGGTTGATACCGGTGATGGTAAAACACGCGGTCCGTTTATGGTGACGCCGCCGTTGTTCCGTATTGAGCCCAATGAAGACCATGAATTACGTATCGCGAAAACCGGCAACTTGCCAGAAGATCGCGAGTCTCTTTTTTATGTGAATATTCGCGCCATTCCACCGTCATCACCGGAGGCCGTTAATACCCTCAAGCTGGTGATCAAAACTCGCATTAAGCTTTTTTACCGACCGCAAGCGCTTACCACTGATGCGCCCACAGCCTATAAGCAGCTCGCATGTCATCTCGCCGCTGGCCAGCTGGTTGTTGAGAACCCCACTCCCTTTTATGTGGTGCTCGATAACCTGACGCTTGGGACGACAAGAATAAAGAGTGCGGACATGTTGGCCCCGTTTGCCAGCCAGCGTTTTGCGTTGCCCGCAACGGAGGCCGGGCGAGTAGTGAGCTGGCGCGTCATTAACGATTATGGCGGCGTGACGAAGCCTGAGACCCGCAATCTGTGA
- the efeB gene encoding iron uptake transporter deferrochelatase/peroxidase subunit, with protein MQEHDNHGVPQPARRRLLKGLGALTGALAVTGGCPVAHGAQTKSAPGTLSPDARAQTQPFYGAHQAGILTPQQASMMLVAFDVLAADKADLERLFRLLTDRIAFLTTGGPAPQTPNPRLPPMDSGILGPVIAPDNLTITVSLGRSLFDARYGLAAKMPKKLQKMERFPNDSLDAALCHGDLLLQICANTQDTVIHALRDIIKHTPDLLSVRWKREGFISDHAARSLGKETPVNLLGFKDGTANPDTRNAPLMDNVVWVTADQGEPAWAVGGSYQAVRIIQFHVEFWDRTPLKEQQTIFGRDKQSGAPLGMQHEHDVPDYSKDPDGNVIALDSHIRLANPRTPETQSSLMVRRGYSYSLGVTNSGQLDMGLLFVCYQHDLEKGFLTVQKRLNGEALEEYVKPIGGGYFFALPGVADKSRFLADGLLKA; from the coding sequence ATGCAAGAACATGATAATCACGGCGTGCCGCAACCGGCGCGCCGCCGTCTGCTGAAGGGCCTCGGCGCGCTGACCGGCGCGCTCGCGGTTACCGGCGGTTGTCCGGTCGCGCATGGCGCGCAGACCAAAAGCGCGCCGGGCACGCTCTCCCCGGATGCGCGCGCCCAGACGCAGCCGTTTTACGGCGCGCATCAGGCCGGCATTCTGACGCCGCAGCAGGCGTCAATGATGCTGGTGGCGTTCGATGTGCTGGCGGCGGACAAGGCCGACCTCGAACGGCTGTTCCGCCTGCTGACCGACCGTATCGCGTTTTTAACCACGGGCGGACCGGCGCCGCAAACGCCGAACCCGCGCCTGCCGCCGATGGATTCCGGTATTCTCGGGCCGGTTATCGCCCCGGATAACCTGACCATCACGGTGTCGCTGGGCCGGTCGCTGTTCGACGCGCGCTACGGGCTTGCGGCAAAGATGCCGAAAAAGCTGCAAAAGATGGAGCGTTTCCCGAACGACTCGCTGGACGCGGCGCTGTGCCATGGCGATCTTCTGCTGCAAATCTGCGCCAATACGCAGGACACGGTTATCCATGCGCTGCGCGACATCATTAAGCACACGCCCGACCTGCTGAGCGTGCGCTGGAAACGTGAAGGGTTTATCTCCGATCACGCGGCGCGCAGCCTTGGTAAAGAGACGCCGGTTAACCTGCTCGGCTTTAAAGACGGCACCGCAAACCCCGATACGCGCAACGCGCCGCTAATGGATAACGTGGTGTGGGTGACAGCGGACCAGGGCGAGCCCGCATGGGCGGTAGGCGGCAGCTATCAGGCCGTGCGCATTATTCAGTTCCACGTCGAATTCTGGGACCGCACGCCGCTTAAAGAGCAGCAGACTATCTTCGGGCGCGACAAGCAGAGCGGCGCGCCGCTCGGCATGCAACATGAGCACGACGTGCCGGATTACAGCAAGGATCCGGACGGCAACGTGATTGCGCTCGACAGCCATATCCGACTCGCGAACCCGCGCACGCCAGAAACGCAGTCCAGCCTGATGGTGCGCCGCGGTTACAGCTACTCGCTGGGCGTCACCAATTCTGGTCAGCTTGATATGGGCCTGCTGTTCGTCTGTTATCAGCACGACCTGGAAAAAGGGTTTTTAACGGTGCAAAAACGCCTGAACGGCGAAGCGCTGGAGGAGTACGTGAAGCCCATCGGCGGCGGCTATTTCTTCGCGCTGCCCGGAGTAGCGGATAAATCCCGCTTCCTGGCCGACGGCCTGCTGAAAGCCTGA